Proteins from a genomic interval of Leptotrichia massiliensis:
- a CDS encoding regulator — translation MQNEKSYVETERMREQLELGRKEEKIVNCVDISDNQKVFIKFSTVTYRNLIKWVIIGGISGILMPFFQVTMLGLIVSVFCCFSILMTILFNGIRTVELKENTFVTNVENEDIDYKSLKYFIITTYSGDFLAYRNNKNYWRTISEIAFPSQTIQSLLKNHLLDRIPVSKEIINLGGEEVFGVRSEEDIKADYRKRDFLGKRRDRVYRAMRDKVVPLDRLQNDASKVFEKPNNKLIIKKEGLVVDGAIYPWNRLQPIKVSRNFGGMLEIKTREDEIIFSERATAVVKLPLFEALYNSMVFQK, via the coding sequence ATGCAAAATGAAAAAAGCTACGTAGAAACGGAAAGAATGAGAGAGCAATTAGAATTAGGGAGGAAAGAAGAAAAAATAGTAAACTGTGTGGATATTTCAGACAATCAGAAAGTGTTTATAAAATTTAGCACAGTTACGTATAGAAATTTAATAAAATGGGTTATTATTGGTGGAATTTCTGGGATTTTGATGCCTTTTTTTCAAGTGACGATGCTTGGTCTGATAGTTTCGGTATTTTGCTGTTTTTCGATATTGATGACGATATTGTTTAATGGGATAAGAACTGTGGAATTGAAGGAAAATACTTTTGTTACAAATGTTGAAAATGAAGATATAGATTATAAATCTTTGAAATATTTTATAATAACAACATATTCAGGGGATTTCCTGGCTTATAGAAATAATAAAAATTACTGGAGAACAATATCTGAAATAGCTTTTCCATCACAAACTATACAAAGTCTTCTAAAAAACCATCTGCTTGACAGAATCCCTGTTTCCAAAGAAATTATAAATTTAGGTGGGGAAGAAGTTTTTGGTGTGCGTTCAGAAGAAGACATAAAAGCCGATTACCGTAAAAGAGATTTTCTTGGAAAGCGTAGAGATAGAGTTTATCGAGCTATGAGAGATAAAGTTGTGCCTCTTGACAGACTTCAAAATGATGCTAGTAAAGTTTTTGAAAAGCCAAATAATAAGTTAATAATAAAAAAAGAAGGATTAGTTGTGGATGGTGCAATTTATCCGTGGAATAGGCTACAGCCAATAAAAGTTTCTAGAAATTTTGGAGGAATGTTAGAAATAAAAACAAGAGAAGATGAAATAATTTTTTCTGAAAGGGCAACAGCGGTAGTAAAACTTCCTTTATTTGAGGCATTGTATAATTCAATGGTTTTTCAAAAATAA